CATGAACGATCAAAACTCTCCCCGTACCCCAAAAGATTCTCACTATGCGCGCCTGCGTCGCGAACATCGCGATCATAAGGCTGTTCAAGAAGGCAAGGCTCCGCACAAGCCGCAGCGCGCTCCGATACCTGCAAGTCGTGTAGCGGAAGGAACAGTCCGTCTTTACGGCCTGCACACCGTACGCGCTGCAGTAGAGAATCCCGCGCGCAACATTCTGCGTATGCGCGCCACACGCAATGGCTTCGCTCGGCTTGAAATTGGCGAAGCGGAAACTCTGCCCTTCCCTGTTGAAATCGTCGAACCAAAAGACATCGACAAAGAGACAGGCTCCGATGCCGTGCATCAAGGCGTTATGATTGAAGCGCAGCCGCTTCGGCCTAAGAAACTGTCAGAACTGAAAGAAAGCCCGCTGTTGCTGGTTCTCGATCAGGTGACCGATCCGCATAATGTCGGCGCTATTATTCGTTCGGCTGTGGCTTTTGGTGCTGGCGCACTGATCACAACAAGCCGTCACAGCCCGCAGGAAAGCGGCGTGCTTGCGAAAGCTGCGTCTGGAGCGCTCGAACTGATTCCTCACATCGAAGTGCGCAATCTGGCAGACGCCATCGAAGA
This sequence is a window from Ochrobactrum quorumnocens. Protein-coding genes within it:
- the rlmB gene encoding 23S rRNA (guanosine(2251)-2'-O)-methyltransferase RlmB, with the translated sequence MNDQNSPRTPKDSHYARLRREHRDHKAVQEGKAPHKPQRAPIPASRVAEGTVRLYGLHTVRAAVENPARNILRMRATRNGFARLEIGEAETLPFPVEIVEPKDIDKETGSDAVHQGVMIEAQPLRPKKLSELKESPLLLVLDQVTDPHNVGAIIRSAVAFGAGALITTSRHSPQESGVLAKAASGALELIPHIEVRNLADAIEELHSLGFMTIGLDSEGPQEMESTLSGDRVALVLGAEGKGLRQKTRETVSALARLDMPGEIKSLNVSNAAAVSLYAAERYLRARRPS